A portion of the Paenibacillus hamazuiensis genome contains these proteins:
- a CDS encoding CheR family methyltransferase, which produces MEDQDFLLFVKKVKDYTTIDLAQYKEAQMKRRLTTLRLKKGYNTFASFFDAMTKDKSLFYEFLDRMTINVSEFWRNPNRWEVLEQKFLPDMLKTTRRLKIWSAACSTGEEPYTLAMILAELKALPEAYLLASDIDEGALEKARRGLYLDRSVKDVPAKYLQKYYRADGVQYYISDELKKAVKFQKQNLLTDTFDTGFDLIVCRNVMIYFTEEAKHLLYHKFAKALKPGGILFVGSTEQIFSPGQYGMEPADTFFYRKVQ; this is translated from the coding sequence ATGGAAGATCAGGATTTTTTGCTGTTTGTCAAAAAGGTTAAGGACTATACGACGATCGACTTGGCCCAGTATAAGGAAGCGCAAATGAAACGCCGTCTGACGACGCTTCGCCTGAAGAAAGGCTACAATACGTTTGCGTCTTTTTTTGACGCGATGACCAAGGATAAATCGCTCTTTTACGAGTTTCTCGATCGTATGACGATCAACGTCTCGGAGTTTTGGCGCAATCCGAACCGGTGGGAAGTGCTGGAGCAAAAATTTTTGCCGGACATGCTCAAGACGACCCGGCGCTTGAAAATATGGAGCGCGGCCTGCTCCACCGGTGAAGAGCCGTATACGCTGGCGATGATCCTCGCCGAGTTGAAGGCGCTGCCGGAAGCTTATCTGCTGGCGTCGGACATTGACGAAGGGGCGCTGGAGAAAGCGCGCAGAGGGCTTTATTTGGATCGCTCCGTCAAGGATGTTCCGGCCAAATATTTGCAAAAGTACTACAGGGCCGACGGCGTCCAATATTACATATCCGACGAGCTGAAGAAAGCGGTTAAATTTCAAAAGCAAAACCTGCTTACCGATACGTTCGATACGGGCTTCGACCTGATCGTATGCCGCAACGTGATGATCTATTTCACCGAGGAAGCGAAGCATTTGCTTTACCACAAATTCGCCAAGGCGCTTAAGCCGGGCGGCATTTTATTCGTTGGAAGCACCGAACAAATATTTTCGCCCGGCCAATACGGCATGGAGCCGGCCGATACGTTCTTTTACCGGAAAGTGCAGTGA
- a CDS encoding IS110 family transposase, with protein MDAIRTCCAGLDVHQANVVVCLLKGPLHQKPTKVIREFSTVLSGLLELADWLTEEGCTEIAMESTGIFWQPVYNVLEASCTITLANAAHIKAIKGRKTDMKDAQWIAELHRCDLIRGSFVPPVEIRELRDLTRYRKKLVGHATAERNRILKVLEMANIKLSTFMSDVFGVSGRLMLQALVNGEVIEPAQIADLAKASLRSKIPQLVSALNGRVTKHHRSMIARSLKHLEFLEQSIAELEADMEVYFAPYQRQLELLDSIPGVGEHTAKIILAELGTDMSVFPTEMHLSSWAGLSPGNNESAGKKKVLP; from the coding sequence TTGGATGCGATTCGTACTTGCTGCGCCGGCCTCGATGTTCATCAGGCCAACGTTGTTGTTTGCTTGTTAAAAGGCCCTCTTCATCAAAAGCCGACGAAAGTGATTCGGGAGTTTTCTACGGTACTCTCCGGCCTGCTCGAACTAGCCGACTGGCTCACTGAAGAAGGATGCACAGAGATCGCCATGGAAAGCACCGGCATCTTCTGGCAACCTGTTTACAATGTACTTGAAGCTTCTTGCACCATCACTCTGGCCAACGCTGCCCATATTAAAGCCATCAAAGGCCGTAAAACCGATATGAAAGATGCCCAATGGATCGCAGAACTTCATCGGTGCGATTTAATCCGCGGCAGCTTTGTGCCTCCTGTGGAAATCCGCGAATTGCGAGATTTGACGAGATACCGCAAAAAACTCGTTGGGCACGCTACCGCCGAAAGAAACCGCATCTTGAAGGTTCTCGAGATGGCTAACATTAAGCTCTCCACCTTTATGAGCGATGTTTTTGGCGTTTCCGGCCGTCTCATGCTTCAAGCTCTTGTGAATGGCGAAGTTATTGAACCCGCGCAAATCGCCGATCTTGCCAAAGCCTCTCTGCGCTCCAAGATTCCGCAACTCGTTTCTGCTCTCAATGGTCGCGTCACCAAACACCATCGTTCCATGATCGCTAGATCGCTCAAACATCTCGAATTTCTCGAACAATCCATCGCTGAGTTAGAGGCCGACATGGAAGTATACTTCGCACCGTATCAGCGGCAATTAGAGCTATTGGATAGTATTCCTGGTGTTGGCGAGCATACCGCCAAGATCATCTTGGCTGAACTGGGAACGGATATGTCTGTATTTCCCACGGAGATGCACCTATCTTCTTGGGCAGGGCTTAGTCCGGGCAATAATGAGAGTGCCGGTAAAAAAAAAGTACTACCATAA
- the aroC gene encoding chorismate synthase: MRYLTAGETHGPQLTGIIEGFPSNVTIDFEEVNFQLARRQKGYGRGRRMQIEKDTAQIVGGVRHGKTTGAPIALVVENNDWKHWTSVMNIEPIEGNDETKRRVNRPRPGHADLNGGLKYNQKDLRNILERSSARETTMRVAIGGVARQLLKEFGIKVAGQVIRIGEVEVQRTELPIDELIALTEESPVRVTDKEAEAKMIAAIDAAKEEGDTLGGIVECIVEGVPVGLGSHVQWDRKLDGRIAQAVLSIQAFKGVEFGIGFEAAKLRGSKVHDEIMYDEERGFYRASNRAGGFEGGMTTGEPIVVRGVMKPISTLYKALQSVDIDTKEAFTAQVERSDTCAVPAAGVILENIVAWEVARAFLEKFGGDSVEEIRRNYESYLQQVRSY; the protein is encoded by the coding sequence GTGAGATATTTGACCGCAGGAGAAACGCATGGCCCGCAATTGACAGGCATCATCGAAGGGTTTCCGAGCAACGTGACGATCGATTTTGAAGAGGTAAATTTTCAGCTGGCACGACGTCAAAAAGGGTACGGCCGCGGCCGGCGTATGCAAATAGAGAAGGATACCGCTCAAATCGTCGGCGGCGTTCGCCACGGCAAAACGACAGGCGCTCCGATCGCGCTTGTGGTGGAGAACAACGACTGGAAGCACTGGACATCGGTGATGAACATCGAGCCGATCGAAGGCAATGACGAAACAAAGCGCCGCGTGAACCGTCCGCGTCCCGGACATGCCGATTTGAACGGCGGCTTGAAATATAACCAGAAAGACCTGCGCAACATCCTCGAGCGCTCCAGCGCCAGAGAAACGACGATGCGCGTCGCTATCGGCGGCGTCGCACGCCAGCTGCTCAAGGAGTTCGGCATCAAGGTTGCCGGCCAGGTGATCCGCATCGGCGAAGTGGAGGTGCAGCGCACCGAGCTGCCGATCGATGAGCTGATCGCGCTCACGGAGGAATCGCCGGTTCGCGTAACGGACAAGGAAGCGGAAGCGAAAATGATCGCTGCGATCGACGCGGCGAAAGAAGAAGGAGATACGCTCGGCGGCATCGTCGAATGTATCGTCGAAGGCGTGCCGGTCGGCCTTGGCAGCCACGTGCAGTGGGACCGCAAGCTGGACGGACGCATCGCACAAGCCGTGCTGTCCATTCAGGCGTTCAAGGGCGTCGAATTCGGCATCGGCTTCGAAGCGGCCAAACTGCGCGGTTCGAAGGTGCACGACGAAATTATGTACGATGAGGAGCGGGGCTTTTACCGCGCTTCCAACCGTGCTGGCGGCTTTGAAGGCGGCATGACGACCGGAGAGCCGATCGTCGTACGCGGCGTGATGAAGCCGATCTCTACGCTGTACAAGGCGCTGCAAAGCGTCGATATCGACACGAAAGAAGCGTTTACGGCGCAGGTCGAGCGCTCCGATACGTGTGCGGTTCCGGCGGCAGGCGTTATTTTGGAAAATATCGTCGCTTGGGAAGTGGCCCGCGCGTTTTTGGAGAAATTCGGCGGAGATTCGGTCGAGGAAATTCGCCGCAACTATGAAAGCTACCTGCAGCAAGTGAGGAGCTATTAA
- the aroB gene encoding 3-dehydroquinate synthase, translating into MMELTVDLGERSYPIYIGEGILDNIGSFFEKHGLSKISPLLIVTDSHVAEHHLPRVEQLLRQAGFKAVSYVVKAGEKAKSLSMLEDIVGVALDAGLDRKSAVVALGGGVVGDLAGFVAASYMRGVRFVQIPTTILAHDSSVGGKVAVNHPKAKNIIGAFHQPEMVLYDTATLRTLPPRDVRNGLSEMIKHGLIWDADFTAWCEDNVDKLLALDSDALQYGLYQGCKVKATVVSQDEKENDLRAILNLGHTIGHALEAVAGYGELVHGEAISIGMVGAAKLAQRFGYPEEIYTVTKRILKKFGLPTKLPEHLNTDEIMNAMMHDKKFKEGKMVFIVPQAIGKVEIRKDVSADWVRDIVEQLKRED; encoded by the coding sequence ATGATGGAGTTAACCGTTGACCTGGGCGAACGATCCTATCCGATCTATATAGGCGAAGGCATCTTGGACAACATCGGCTCCTTTTTCGAAAAACACGGACTGAGCAAAATTTCTCCGCTTTTGATCGTTACGGACAGCCACGTTGCAGAACATCATTTGCCGCGCGTGGAACAGCTGCTGCGGCAGGCGGGCTTCAAGGCGGTCAGTTACGTCGTGAAGGCGGGAGAAAAGGCGAAATCGCTCTCGATGCTCGAGGATATCGTCGGTGTCGCTTTGGACGCGGGGCTTGACCGCAAATCGGCGGTTGTGGCGCTCGGCGGCGGCGTGGTCGGCGATTTGGCCGGCTTCGTTGCTGCGAGTTATATGCGAGGCGTCCGCTTCGTGCAAATTCCGACGACGATTTTGGCGCACGACAGCAGCGTCGGCGGCAAAGTTGCGGTCAACCACCCGAAAGCGAAAAACATCATCGGTGCGTTTCACCAGCCCGAGATGGTGCTGTACGACACGGCGACGCTCAGAACACTCCCTCCGCGCGACGTCCGAAACGGCCTGTCGGAGATGATCAAACACGGCTTGATCTGGGACGCCGATTTTACCGCCTGGTGCGAAGACAACGTGGACAAACTGCTTGCCCTCGATTCCGATGCGCTGCAGTACGGGTTGTATCAGGGCTGCAAAGTGAAAGCGACCGTCGTCTCGCAGGATGAGAAGGAAAACGATCTGCGCGCCATTTTGAATCTCGGCCACACGATCGGTCATGCGCTCGAAGCGGTGGCCGGATACGGAGAGCTTGTCCATGGCGAAGCGATTTCCATCGGGATGGTCGGAGCGGCCAAGCTGGCGCAAAGGTTCGGTTATCCGGAAGAGATTTACACCGTTACGAAGCGGATTCTGAAAAAGTTCGGCCTGCCGACCAAGCTTCCGGAGCATCTGAACACCGACGAGATCATGAACGCCATGATGCACGACAAGAAGTTTAAGGAAGGCAAGATGGTGTTTATCGTGCCCCAAGCTATCGGCAAGGTGGAAATTCGCAAGGATGTTTCGGCGGACTGGGTCAGGGACATCGTAGAACAATTGAAACGGGAGGACTAA
- the aroH gene encoding chorismate mutase, translating into MYVRGIRGATTVEHNEENEILTATTEMLNHIIAENAIKPEEIACVYVTVTQDLTATFPAKAIRSMAGWELVPLMCSLEVPVEGSLPKCIRLMVMVNTEKSQNEIVHVYLKDAMRLRPDLSKAK; encoded by the coding sequence ATGTACGTTCGGGGAATTCGCGGAGCTACGACGGTAGAGCACAACGAGGAAAATGAAATTTTAACGGCGACTACGGAAATGTTAAATCATATTATTGCCGAAAATGCGATTAAACCTGAGGAGATCGCGTGCGTGTACGTAACGGTAACTCAAGATCTTACGGCAACGTTCCCTGCCAAAGCGATTCGGTCGATGGCGGGCTGGGAGCTCGTTCCGCTCATGTGTTCCCTGGAGGTGCCGGTTGAAGGAAGCTTGCCGAAATGCATTCGTCTGATGGTGATGGTGAACACGGAAAAAAGCCAAAACGAGATCGTGCACGTGTATTTGAAAGACGCGATGAGGCTTCGTCCGGATTTGAGCAAAGCGAAGTAA
- the trpE gene encoding anthranilate synthase component I, with protein MYTPELKEVIRLSKEYNLIPVVRHLLADTETPIRLFQHFYEEEHAFLLESVEGGVKWARYSFIGTDPFMHIQAKNGVTHVFARGETKELREKPIEVLKGYLRNFKSPSLPDLPRFTGGAVGFFGYDLLQYYEKLPAHRVDDLQMNDVQFMFCDQVIVFDHFKQQLKIIANVHVPPFATDEMIAAEYRRTCDKIDETIEKMKRPLPSYAHHQNPIPDDVELGEIKSNLTKEQFIANVEKAKEYIRAGDIFQVVLSQRFEIETDVSPLHVYRVLRTMNPSPYMYYLKMGDDVIVGTSPELLVRVEDERVETRPIAGTRPRGKTTEEDLALEKELLADEKERAEHLMLVDLGRNDIGRVAEFGTVKCDTFMQIERYSHVMHIVSNVSGKIAKDKDFFDAFISCMPAGTVSGAPKLRAMEIIAELENETRGPYAGAIGYLGFSGNLDTCITIRTIVFKNGKAYVQAGAGIVWDSVPESEYTETVNKAKGMLKSIRMAEAIFQPKAREYSVINHDYYS; from the coding sequence ATGTATACCCCTGAGCTGAAGGAAGTCATTCGCTTATCCAAGGAATACAATCTGATTCCGGTCGTCCGGCACCTGCTGGCCGACACGGAGACGCCGATCAGGCTGTTTCAGCATTTTTACGAAGAAGAGCATGCGTTTTTGCTGGAGAGTGTCGAGGGCGGAGTGAAATGGGCGAGATATTCCTTCATCGGAACCGACCCGTTTATGCACATTCAGGCGAAAAACGGCGTCACCCACGTATTTGCCCGCGGAGAGACGAAGGAGCTGCGGGAGAAGCCGATCGAGGTGCTGAAGGGGTACCTCCGCAACTTCAAGAGCCCGTCCCTGCCGGATTTGCCCCGTTTCACGGGCGGAGCGGTCGGATTTTTCGGGTATGACCTGCTCCAGTATTACGAAAAGCTGCCGGCGCACCGCGTGGACGATTTGCAGATGAATGACGTGCAGTTCATGTTTTGCGATCAGGTGATCGTGTTCGACCATTTCAAGCAGCAGCTGAAAATCATCGCCAACGTGCATGTGCCTCCGTTTGCGACGGACGAGATGATTGCGGCGGAGTACCGCCGCACATGCGATAAGATCGACGAGACGATCGAGAAGATGAAGCGCCCGCTGCCATCCTATGCGCACCATCAAAACCCGATTCCGGACGACGTCGAGCTGGGCGAGATCAAGTCGAACCTGACGAAGGAACAGTTTATCGCAAATGTCGAAAAAGCGAAAGAATACATTCGCGCAGGCGATATTTTCCAGGTTGTACTGTCCCAGCGGTTCGAGATCGAGACCGACGTATCGCCGCTTCACGTTTACCGCGTGCTGAGAACGATGAACCCGTCACCGTACATGTACTACCTTAAAATGGGCGACGACGTGATCGTCGGCACTTCGCCGGAGCTGCTCGTGCGCGTCGAAGACGAACGGGTGGAAACGCGGCCGATCGCCGGAACCCGCCCGCGCGGCAAAACGACGGAGGAGGATCTGGCGCTCGAAAAGGAATTGCTTGCGGACGAGAAGGAGCGGGCCGAACATTTGATGCTCGTCGATCTCGGGCGCAACGATATCGGCCGCGTCGCCGAATTCGGCACGGTCAAATGCGATACGTTTATGCAAATTGAGCGATACTCCCACGTGATGCATATCGTCTCCAACGTATCCGGCAAAATCGCGAAGGATAAAGATTTCTTCGACGCATTTATATCCTGTATGCCGGCGGGTACCGTCTCCGGCGCACCGAAGCTGCGGGCGATGGAGATCATCGCCGAGCTGGAAAACGAAACGCGCGGACCTTATGCCGGAGCGATCGGATATCTCGGCTTTTCCGGCAACCTCGACACGTGTATCACGATCCGCACGATCGTGTTCAAAAACGGTAAAGCGTACGTGCAGGCAGGGGCCGGCATCGTGTGGGACTCCGTACCGGAGAGCGAATATACCGAAACGGTCAACAAAGCGAAAGGCATGCTGAAATCGATCCGCATGGCGGAAGCGATTTTCCAGCCCAAAGCCAGGGAATATTCGGTCATTAACCATGATTATTATAGTTAA